One part of the Candidatus Alcyoniella australis genome encodes these proteins:
- a CDS encoding TetR/AcrR family transcriptional regulator: protein MQQKHPSHSDRKEALIMAAAELFVERGYDQTTIEAIIERVGASKGGFYHHFQSKSDVLDAVVEKMTHQWTAYLEQRLAAPGLGAVERLNLFFKTSAQWSRERIWIIDKLLVLYRDENLLIRHKLEQLGVEASLPMLTQIIKQGNAQGVFDAPQPDETARIILLLANSLRALQSRDLARIDQQPELIEQVEQRVALGLQMMERMLAAPAGSIEPVGRELLY, encoded by the coding sequence ATGCAGCAGAAACATCCGAGTCATTCCGACCGCAAGGAGGCCTTGATCATGGCCGCGGCCGAGCTGTTCGTGGAGCGCGGCTACGACCAAACCACGATCGAGGCGATCATCGAGCGCGTGGGCGCTTCCAAAGGCGGGTTCTACCACCACTTTCAATCCAAGTCCGACGTGCTCGACGCGGTGGTCGAGAAAATGACGCACCAGTGGACCGCATACCTCGAACAACGCCTGGCCGCCCCCGGATTGGGGGCCGTCGAGCGGCTCAACCTGTTTTTCAAAACATCGGCCCAGTGGAGCCGCGAGCGCATCTGGATTATTGATAAGCTGTTGGTGCTCTATCGCGATGAGAACCTGCTGATTCGCCACAAGCTCGAACAGCTCGGTGTCGAAGCGAGCCTGCCGATGCTGACGCAGATCATCAAGCAAGGGAATGCTCAAGGCGTGTTCGATGCCCCGCAGCCCGACGAGACCGCGCGGATTATTCTGCTGCTCGCCAACTCGCTGCGCGCGTTGCAGTCCCGCGACCTGGCGCGAATCGACCAGCAGCCCGAGCTGATCGAGCAGGTCGAACAACGGGTGGCGCTGGGCCTGCAAATGATGGAGCGTATGCTCGCCGCGCCCGCCGGATCGATCGAGCCCGTGGGCCGCGAGCTGCTCTACTGA